The region ATGACCGTCATGACCCTGGCCCCGGTCGCCATCGTCTTCGTATTCCTGCAACGCTTCATCACCACCGGTATTGCCAATACCGGGATGAAATAACCCGCTTGGTTGAATCATGGCAGACCTCAGGCTCACCGATATCAAGAAGTCCTACGGCAGCGCGACAATCATTCATGGCGTAGACCTCGCGATCGCAGATGGCGAGTTCGTGGTGTTCGTCGGTCCCTCCGGCTGCGGCAAGTCCACGCTTCTGCGCATCATCGCCGGCCTGGAGCAGGTCAGCGGCGGCGACATCCGGATTGACGGTCAGAGTGTCACGAACGTTCCGGCCTCCGATCGGGGGCTTGCCATGGTGTTCCAGTCCTATGCGCTCTACCCGCACATGAGCGTGTACAAGAACATGGCCTTCGCTCTCGAGAACATGGGCCTCAACCGGAGCGAGGTCGACCAGCGCGTGCGCCGCGCGGCCCAGATGCTGCGGCTCACCGACTATCTCGACCGCAAGCCCAAGGCTCTCTCGGGCGGCCAACGCCAGCGTGTCGCGATCGGACGCGCGATCGTCCGCGATCCCAAGATCTTCCTGTTTGACGAGCCGCTGTCGAACCTGGATGCGGAGCTGCGGGTCGCCACACGCAAGGAACTTGCTGCCCTGCACGGGGAGATCGGTGGCACCATGATCTATGTCACTCACGATCAGGTCGAGGCCATGACCCTGGCTGACCGTATCGTGGTGCTGCGTGCCGGACGCATCGAGCAGGTGGGAACGCCGTTGGAGGTCTACAATCATCCAGCCAATCTCTTCGTAGCAGGCTTCATCGGTTCGCCGCGCATGAACCTGCTCCCGGCGCGCGTGGCAGGTACCGGCCAGGTCGCCGTTGGAAACGACGCCCGATCAATCGCTGTGCCCTCAACCGGCCAGACCGCCTCTGGAGCCGACATCACGCTGGGGGCGCGGCCGGAGCACATCGATGTTGTGGATGAGGCCCAGGCCGATCTTGTCATCACCCTGGA is a window of Microvirga ossetica DNA encoding:
- a CDS encoding ABC transporter ATP-binding protein; this encodes MADLRLTDIKKSYGSATIIHGVDLAIADGEFVVFVGPSGCGKSTLLRIIAGLEQVSGGDIRIDGQSVTNVPASDRGLAMVFQSYALYPHMSVYKNMAFALENMGLNRSEVDQRVRRAAQMLRLTDYLDRKPKALSGGQRQRVAIGRAIVRDPKIFLFDEPLSNLDAELRVATRKELAALHGEIGGTMIYVTHDQVEAMTLADRIVVLRAGRIEQVGTPLEVYNHPANLFVAGFIGSPRMNLLPARVAGTGQVAVGNDARSIAVPSTGQTASGADITLGARPEHIDVVDEAQADLVITLDLVEQLGGETYLYGSAPGLPQVTVRQDGQARYERNQRLGLRLRREWLHLFDADENAIRIR